In Aulosira sp. FACHB-615, the following are encoded in one genomic region:
- a CDS encoding beta-lactamase hydrolase domain-containing protein: protein MNNAILINDSLTTTGQISVKQLEQAIQEGYKSVLNLRSPDELGFFRDEQKLAEKLGLYYANVPVKLEALNEELITQTLKTLEQLPKPVLIHCAAGMRSTGIALLSIAIKEGLNAEQTLAKAKSLGFGFLEDFNGFSVSPRLKQLFVNYVNKHAKVAVLAR from the coding sequence GTGAATAACGCCATATTAATCAACGACAGCTTAACAACAACAGGACAAATTTCAGTAAAACAGCTAGAGCAAGCTATCCAAGAAGGTTATAAATCCGTGTTAAATTTGCGATCGCCTGATGAATTAGGATTTTTTCGGGATGAGCAGAAGCTTGCGGAAAAATTGGGACTATATTATGCCAACGTACCTGTCAAGCTAGAAGCACTGAATGAGGAATTGATTACCCAAACCCTAAAGACGCTAGAACAGCTACCTAAACCAGTTCTCATCCACTGTGCAGCCGGAATGCGTTCAACAGGAATTGCGCTGTTAAGTATAGCCATCAAAGAAGGACTAAACGCAGAACAAACCTTAGCTAAAGCCAAAAGTTTAGGCTTTGGCTTTCTAGAAGACTTTAATGGTTTTAGTGTGAGTCCGAGGCTGAAGCAATTATTTGTTAACTATGTGAATAAACATGCCAAAGTAGCGGTACTTGCTCGCTAA